A single Vicugna pacos chromosome 15, VicPac4, whole genome shotgun sequence DNA region contains:
- the CNRIP1 gene encoding CB1 cannabinoid receptor-interacting protein 1, producing MGDLPGLVRLSIALRIQPNDGPVFYKVDGQRFGQNRTIKLLTGSSYKVEVKIKPTTLQVENISIGGVVVPLELKSKEPDGDRIVYTGTYDTEGVAPTKSGERQPIQITMPFTDIGTFETVWQVKFYNYHKRDHCQWGSPFSVIEYECKPNETRSLMWVNKESFL from the exons ATGGGGGACCTGCCGGGCCTCGTGCGCCTCTCCATCGCGCTGCGCATCCAGCCCAACGACGGCCCGGTCTTCTACAAGGTGGACGGGCAGCGCTTCGGCCAGAACCGCACCATCAAGCTGCTCACGGGGTCCTCCTACAAGGTGGAGGTGAAGATTAAGCCCACCACGCTGCAGGTCGA GAATATTTCCATTGGTGGTGTGGTTGTCCCACTGGAGCTGAAGTCTAAAGAACCTGATGGGGACAGAATTGTATATACAGGCACATACGACACAGAAGGTGTGGCCCCAACCAAGAGTGGAGAACGGCAGCCCATCCAGATCACCATGCCG ttcacgGACATTGGGACCTTCGAGACCGTGTGGCAGGTCAAGTTCTACAACTACCACAAGCGAGATCACTGCCAGTGGGGAAGCCCCTTCTCTGTCATTGAGTACGAATGCAAACCCAATGAGACCCGCAGCCTCATGTGGGTGAACAAGGAGTCCTTCCTCTGA